CAGAACCTTGCCTTGCAGCGCGACGCGCTGACGGAGGCAGGGTGCACAAAAATTTTCACCGAGCAGATGTCAGGTGCGGTTACCGACCGCCCGGCTTTGCATGACGCGCTCGAATTCGCGCGCAGCGGCGACACGCTGATCGTGTGGAAGCTCGACCGCCTGGCGCGATCGATGAAGCAGTTGATTGAAACTGTCGAAACCTGCGGTTGAGGGGCATCGGGATTCGCAGCCTGACTGAAGCCCTCGACACGACGACAGCGCAAGGGCGGCTCGTTTTTCACATGTTTGGTGCGTTAGAGCGCGATTGTTTCAGGTTGAAGCGTAGCCGTAGCCGGCATTGGCGAGGTAGTTTGCGCATTCCTCAGCGGTGAAGTGATCCAGCAATGAGCCGATCTGGCGCCAGGTGGCTTCGGTGGTGCGCGGATTGGCTTTGCGCAGCAGGGTTTTGAGCTTGGCGAAGACCTGCTCGATCGGGTTGAGATCGGGCGAATAGCGGGGCAGGAAGAATAGCTTGGCGCCGGCGGCGCGGATCAGATGGCGGACAGCCTGGCCCTTATGACTGCCGAGATTGTCCATGATCACGACATCGCCGCGGCTCAGGGTGGGCACCAGGAACTGCTCTACGTAAGCGCGAAAGCTGGTACCGTTGATCGGGCCGTCGATGACGCAGGGCGCCGCGATCCGG
The Terriglobales bacterium genome window above contains:
- a CDS encoding recombinase family protein; amino-acid sequence: QNLALQRDALTEAGCTKIFTEQMSGAVTDRPALHDALEFARSGDTLIVWKLDRLARSMKQLIETVETCG